The Desulfobotulus mexicanus genome window below encodes:
- a CDS encoding tryptophan--tRNA ligase yields the protein MTQKQRVLTGITTTGTPHLGNYVGAIRPAIEASRNPDMDAFYFLADYHALIKCHEPARVAASRMEVAATWLALGLDTDNAVFYRQSDIPEIPELTWILSCVAAKGLLNRAHAYKAAVQVNEEEKAKDPDKGITMGLFSYPVLMAADILMFNAHKVPVGRDQIQHIEMARDIGGRFNHIFGQTFVLPEALVDEKTAVLSGIDGRKMSKSYDNTIQLFLPEKKLRKTIMKIKTNSQEPSEPKDPDTCTLFEIYNAFATQEEILEVRKRYAEGIGWGDMKILLFDYLNAILEEPRERYAELMANPAKVEKILLEGAEKARSAAGPFLSEIRKKTGLLPFS from the coding sequence ATGACTCAAAAACAAAGGGTACTCACAGGCATAACCACCACAGGCACGCCCCATCTCGGCAATTATGTGGGCGCCATTCGCCCGGCCATTGAAGCCAGCAGAAATCCGGATATGGATGCCTTTTATTTTCTGGCGGACTACCATGCCCTGATCAAATGCCACGAACCCGCACGGGTGGCAGCATCCCGCATGGAAGTGGCTGCCACATGGCTGGCTCTGGGTCTGGATACGGATAATGCAGTATTTTATCGTCAGTCCGACATTCCGGAAATTCCTGAGCTGACCTGGATTCTTTCCTGCGTGGCAGCCAAGGGGCTTCTCAACCGTGCCCATGCCTATAAAGCCGCCGTTCAGGTCAATGAGGAGGAAAAGGCAAAGGATCCTGACAAAGGCATCACCATGGGACTTTTCAGCTATCCCGTACTCATGGCTGCAGATATCCTGATGTTCAATGCCCATAAGGTTCCGGTCGGGAGGGATCAGATTCAGCACATAGAAATGGCCAGGGATATCGGTGGCCGATTCAACCATATCTTCGGCCAGACCTTTGTTCTTCCCGAAGCCCTTGTGGATGAAAAGACAGCTGTGCTGAGCGGCATTGACGGCAGAAAGATGTCCAAAAGCTATGACAATACCATTCAGCTTTTTCTGCCTGAAAAAAAGCTGCGCAAAACCATCATGAAAATAAAAACCAACTCACAGGAACCTTCAGAGCCCAAAGATCCTGACACCTGCACCCTTTTTGAAATTTATAATGCCTTTGCCACACAGGAAGAAATCCTTGAGGTACGGAAGCGCTATGCGGAAGGTATCGGTTGGGGAGATATGAAAATTCTTCTTTTTGACTATCTCAACGCCATTCTGGAGGAGCCCAGAGAACGCTATGCCGAACTGATGGCAAACCCTGCAAAGGTTGAAAAAATTCTGCTGGAAGGTGCAGAAAAGGCCCGCAGCGCTGCAGGTCCCTTTCTCTCGGAAATAAGAAAAAAAACAGGACTTCTTCCCTTTTCATAG
- a CDS encoding serine/threonine protein kinase yields the protein MQEIQSPQTFSDLTPEHILRAAENATGLHFTGLVAPLPSYINRVYELQDMDGRRHIIKFYRPARWSGSALEDEHRFLLDCAEAELPVVAPVLLKNDTTLGKTGPIFFALFQKRAGRELDITHDRDWEQLGRLIARLHNVAAADKGPNRLYLHPDRTLARDADELLRGCIPAGMRKDFQDQIEQLKDISRPLFEKETLIRLHGDLHRKNILHRPGEGLLLIDFDDMMTGPAMQDLWLLLPDRLEKCRREAGLLMEGYRTFRNLSQSSTELIEPIRAMRQIYFLAWCHRQKNDTRFSATFPNWGSESFWRQELKDLRDQVQRLQPQSSRPAFHFIADL from the coding sequence ATGCAAGAAATCCAGTCCCCGCAGACCTTCAGCGACCTGACACCGGAACATATTCTCCGTGCTGCTGAAAATGCCACAGGCCTTCACTTCACAGGGCTTGTGGCTCCCCTTCCCAGTTATATTAACCGGGTCTATGAACTGCAGGACATGGACGGCAGACGGCACATCATCAAATTCTACCGTCCGGCCAGGTGGTCCGGCTCTGCCCTTGAAGATGAACACCGCTTTCTGCTGGACTGCGCTGAGGCAGAGCTGCCCGTTGTGGCTCCTGTCTTACTTAAAAACGACACTACACTGGGAAAAACCGGCCCCATCTTCTTTGCTCTTTTTCAGAAACGGGCAGGCAGGGAGCTGGATATCACCCATGACAGGGACTGGGAGCAGCTGGGTCGCCTTATAGCAAGGCTCCACAATGTGGCTGCGGCAGATAAAGGCCCTAACCGTCTGTACCTGCATCCGGACAGAACCCTTGCAAGGGATGCGGATGAGCTTCTGCGGGGGTGTATACCAGCTGGGATGCGGAAAGATTTTCAGGACCAGATTGAACAGCTTAAAGATATCAGTCGTCCCCTTTTTGAAAAAGAAACCCTGATTCGGCTGCATGGAGATCTGCACCGTAAAAACATTCTGCACCGGCCCGGAGAAGGTCTTCTTCTTATTGATTTTGATGACATGATGACGGGACCGGCCATGCAGGATCTCTGGCTGCTGCTTCCCGACCGTCTGGAAAAATGCCGAAGGGAAGCAGGGCTGCTGATGGAGGGATACCGAACCTTCCGGAATCTTTCCCAGAGCAGCACAGAACTCATAGAGCCCATAAGGGCCATGCGGCAGATCTATTTTCTTGCATGGTGCCATCGCCAGAAAAATGATACCCGCTTCAGCGCCACCTTTCCCAACTGGGGCAGTGAATCTTTCTGGCGTCAGGAACTTAAGGATCTGAGGGATCAGGTACAGAGATTACAACCCCAGTCCAGCAGACCTGCCTTTCATTTCATTGCGGATCTTTAA
- a CDS encoding nitroreductase family protein has product MFMDLIRKRRSVRKFTDQTIEKEKLELLKESALRSPSSRSRNPWEFIFVTNPDLLKKLSEIKPHGASFLHGAPLGVVVLADPERCDVWVEDCSIAMIFLQLAAESLGLKSCWVQVRKRMLNDHVSAEEKTRSLLGIPEKMKVLAILAAGYGAEKLEGHPEESLMREKIHTNTYGG; this is encoded by the coding sequence ATGTTCATGGATCTTATACGCAAACGCCGCAGCGTGAGAAAATTCACGGATCAGACCATAGAAAAAGAAAAGCTGGAGCTTCTCAAGGAATCAGCCCTGCGCAGTCCCTCCTCCCGCAGCCGCAATCCATGGGAATTTATTTTTGTAACAAATCCCGATCTTCTAAAAAAACTTTCAGAAATAAAGCCCCATGGCGCTTCCTTTCTCCATGGAGCACCTCTGGGAGTGGTGGTATTAGCAGACCCTGAACGTTGTGATGTCTGGGTAGAGGACTGCTCCATTGCCATGATTTTTCTTCAACTGGCCGCAGAGTCCCTTGGCCTTAAAAGCTGCTGGGTGCAGGTGAGAAAACGCATGCTCAATGACCATGTCAGCGCAGAGGAAAAAACCCGCAGTCTCCTTGGTATTCCGGAAAAAATGAAGGTTCTCGCCATACTTGCCGCAGGCTATGGGGCAGAAAAGCTGGAAGGCCACCCGGAAGAAAGTCTCATGCGGGAAAAAATTCACACCAACACCTACGGAGGCTGA
- the lgt gene encoding prolipoprotein diacylglyceryl transferase: MASPLIWHADPILFSLGPLSVRWYGLFFACAFICGMIWMQYVFKKEGKDADALEPLLYRIMAGVIIGARLGHCLFYEPGYYLSNPVEILKIWEGGLASHGGILGLFIALYVHSRKYEETPFFWLADHLMVAGCMGAAFIRLGNFFNSELVGIPVKSGWGIVFSRVDMIPRHPVQLYESMAYATCSLLLFLAWKKGAGQIPFRLTAIALILAATARILLEIFKTQQTAFAFPVHMGQLLSLPFLFCGILLYLYSRKNPPATRHRHKKTQ, encoded by the coding sequence TTGGCATCCCCACTGATCTGGCATGCAGACCCCATTCTTTTCTCCCTCGGTCCCCTCAGTGTACGCTGGTATGGACTGTTTTTCGCCTGTGCATTTATCTGCGGCATGATTTGGATGCAGTATGTCTTCAAAAAAGAAGGCAAGGATGCCGATGCCCTCGAACCCCTTTTGTACCGCATCATGGCAGGAGTTATCATCGGAGCCAGACTTGGCCACTGCCTTTTCTATGAACCCGGCTATTACCTCAGCAATCCAGTAGAAATCCTTAAAATTTGGGAAGGCGGACTTGCCAGCCACGGCGGTATTCTGGGCCTTTTCATAGCCCTTTATGTGCACAGCCGAAAATACGAAGAAACCCCTTTTTTCTGGCTGGCGGACCATCTCATGGTGGCTGGGTGCATGGGAGCGGCCTTTATACGGCTTGGCAATTTCTTCAACTCCGAGCTGGTGGGCATTCCCGTGAAATCCGGATGGGGCATTGTATTCAGCCGTGTGGACATGATCCCAAGGCACCCGGTGCAGCTCTATGAATCCATGGCCTATGCCACATGCAGCCTGCTTCTTTTTCTTGCATGGAAAAAAGGAGCAGGACAAATCCCATTCCGTCTTACGGCCATCGCCCTTATCCTTGCGGCTACGGCCCGTATTCTGCTTGAAATCTTTAAAACCCAGCAGACAGCCTTTGCCTTTCCCGTACATATGGGACAGCTCCTCAGCCTTCCCTTTCTTTTCTGCGGGATTCTTCTTTATCTTTATTCAAGGAAAAATCCCCCTGCGACCAGGCACAGGCACAAAAAAACACAGTGA
- a CDS encoding metallophosphoesterase family protein, producing MHKKAFAVLSDIHGNYEALVQVLKDMESLGIVNAISLGDNIGYGPYPNEVVAALLAAEIPSVLGNHESAILKISEQNWFNPSAKQALMQTRKMLNSDTLTSIRKYPRFKTICNCRFVHGCPPSDIRTYLFQKDDEEIIKLFSLFNESVCFVGHTHELEIIRWDGEKISRSIPDETPFFLKEKERIIINCGSVGQPRDGDNRAKYIIYDPIEKSVLIQRVSYDVKKTVSAILRAGLPKVYADRLL from the coding sequence ATGCATAAGAAAGCTTTTGCGGTTTTATCCGATATCCACGGCAATTATGAAGCCCTTGTTCAGGTGCTGAAGGACATGGAGTCTCTTGGGATTGTAAATGCCATCAGCCTTGGGGACAACATCGGCTACGGGCCATACCCCAACGAGGTTGTTGCCGCACTGCTGGCGGCAGAAATTCCTTCGGTACTGGGTAACCATGAATCCGCCATTCTTAAAATATCTGAGCAGAACTGGTTTAACCCTTCAGCAAAACAAGCCCTCATGCAGACACGGAAGATGCTGAATTCCGATACGCTGACCAGTATCCGTAAATATCCAAGGTTTAAAACCATATGTAACTGCCGTTTTGTTCACGGCTGTCCCCCTTCGGATATCCGGACTTATCTGTTTCAGAAGGATGATGAAGAAATCATAAAATTATTCAGCCTGTTTAATGAGTCAGTCTGCTTTGTGGGCCATACCCATGAACTTGAAATCATACGCTGGGACGGAGAAAAAATTTCTCGCAGCATCCCCGATGAGACCCCATTTTTTTTAAAGGAAAAAGAACGTATCATCATCAACTGTGGCAGTGTGGGGCAGCCAAGGGATGGGGATAACAGGGCAAAATACATCATCTATGACCCCATTGAGAAATCCGTTCTTATCCAAAGGGTTTCCTATGACGTAAAAAAAACCGTCTCAGCCATTCTCAGGGCCGGACTTCCCAAGGTCTACGCAGACAGACTCCTCTAG
- a CDS encoding protein kinase domain-containing protein, protein MRTIGKYQIAGELGRGGMGRVLKVRHPEIQRILAAKVFLPHPFLLSSVGEKHLLSMFMEEARKMAMLHHPNVAGVEDLHCGEKTFYTMPCYSRSLGLIMGENSDMEAPCRSLDPDTAIHYMKQLLTALHCLHFHGIIHRDIKPWNLLMDDEDRLILGDFGLSRLRRETTGTPENIKVGSPWYAPPEQEKDADSADERSDIYAAGIVFHRMLTGLFPPDNTEKNSLLPEPEELWQDFLKKCLAKNPAHRFTSAEKMLKALDILDHSWINFREKECSFPFSAEEKNDHGPLKLRSFPLRTGVRGSLADMLEADPLFRPALLVQNNFITGPEEDFIYDKNTGLLWEKAGSPFPMNRNDAEKWIRMLNGRAAGHKREWRFPTVPELFSLTRQTMTPKDYCREYPLDPRQGWVWSSDGRSHISYWFVDLFRGFTAPMDKDGYCFVKGVAGPFN, encoded by the coding sequence ATGAGAACCATAGGAAAGTATCAGATTGCAGGAGAGCTGGGCCGGGGAGGCATGGGCCGGGTTCTCAAAGTGCGTCACCCGGAAATTCAAAGGATTCTTGCGGCCAAGGTGTTTCTCCCCCACCCTTTTCTTCTGTCTTCCGTGGGAGAAAAACACCTGCTTTCAATGTTCATGGAAGAGGCCCGAAAAATGGCCATGCTGCACCACCCCAATGTGGCAGGTGTGGAAGATCTCCATTGCGGAGAAAAAACTTTTTATACCATGCCCTGTTATTCCAGAAGCCTTGGCCTCATCATGGGAGAAAATTCAGATATGGAGGCTCCCTGCAGAAGCCTGGATCCGGATACTGCCATTCATTATATGAAACAGCTTCTGACGGCACTGCACTGCCTGCACTTTCACGGTATCATCCACAGGGACATCAAACCCTGGAACCTGCTCATGGATGATGAAGACAGACTTATTCTCGGTGATTTCGGCCTGAGCCGCCTGCGCAGGGAAACCACGGGCACACCGGAAAATATCAAAGTAGGCTCCCCCTGGTACGCACCACCGGAGCAGGAAAAGGATGCTGACAGTGCCGATGAAAGATCGGATATTTATGCAGCAGGCATTGTATTTCACCGCATGCTGACGGGACTCTTTCCTCCGGATAATACTGAAAAAAACAGCCTGCTGCCTGAACCTGAAGAACTGTGGCAGGATTTTCTGAAAAAATGCCTTGCCAAAAATCCAGCCCATCGTTTTACCAGCGCAGAAAAAATGCTCAAGGCTTTGGATATTCTGGATCATTCATGGATTAATTTCAGGGAAAAGGAATGTTCCTTTCCCTTTAGCGCAGAAGAAAAAAACGATCATGGTCCCCTTAAGCTGAGAAGTTTTCCCCTTCGTACCGGAGTTCGGGGATCACTTGCAGATATGCTGGAGGCAGATCCCCTTTTCCGGCCAGCCCTTTTAGTTCAAAATAATTTCATTACCGGACCTGAAGAAGACTTCATCTATGACAAGAATACAGGACTTCTCTGGGAAAAAGCTGGAAGCCCCTTTCCAATGAACAGAAATGATGCAGAAAAATGGATAAGAATGCTCAATGGAAGGGCTGCTGGACATAAGAGAGAATGGCGATTCCCAACGGTTCCTGAACTTTTTTCCCTCACACGCCAGACCATGACACCCAAAGATTACTGCAGGGAGTACCCCCTTGATCCCCGACAGGGCTGGGTATGGAGCAGCGATGGACGCAGCCATATCAGCTACTGGTTTGTTGATCTTTTCAGGGGTTTTACAGCACCCATGGACAAAGACGGATACTGTTTTGTAAAAGGTGTTGCAGGGCCTTTTAACTGA
- a CDS encoding IS4 family transposase has product MKIFTDEKKKIDSLTFNKFMLPIIKILPIIPALLSRGHRPLKMNFEDQLKALIYFHLQEHGSARHLIQDMNENNFAKENIAPEGGISISSFSEIINSRGLEQLLFVFQELYKQASFIIPKKFTDLGELVSIDGSLIDAVLSMFWADYRKSSKKAKAHCGFDINRGIPNKIFLTDGNGPERPFVSMFLSNGQTGVMDRGYQCHHLFDQLQKEGKLFVCRIKKNTKMTVLEENKAVSGSHVFYDAMVLLGNPGQSQTVEPVRVVGYKVAGIKYFVATNRTDLTGEQVATVYKLRWTIESFFKWWKKHLKVYHLIAREKHGLMVQILGGLITYLLMAIYCREQFGEEVSIKRVREIRNTILNELFNSNSDEDNQGNKILKEPDHLMQAKT; this is encoded by the coding sequence GTGAAGATTTTTACAGATGAAAAGAAGAAAATTGATTCTTTAACCTTTAACAAGTTCATGTTACCGATTATTAAGATATTACCAATAATACCAGCTCTTTTATCAAGAGGACATAGACCTTTAAAAATGAATTTTGAAGATCAGTTAAAAGCTCTCATATATTTTCATCTTCAGGAACATGGTTCTGCCCGTCATCTTATTCAGGATATGAATGAAAACAATTTTGCAAAAGAGAATATTGCTCCTGAAGGTGGTATTAGCATAAGCAGTTTTTCAGAGATCATTAACAGCAGAGGGCTTGAGCAGCTGTTATTTGTTTTTCAAGAACTTTACAAACAGGCTTCATTCATAATTCCAAAAAAATTCACGGATCTTGGAGAGCTTGTATCGATAGATGGAAGCCTTATTGATGCCGTTCTTTCAATGTTTTGGGCTGATTACAGGAAGAGCTCTAAAAAAGCAAAAGCTCACTGTGGTTTTGATATCAACCGTGGYATCCCGAACAAAATATTTCTAACTGACGGTAATGGTCCTGAGCGCCCTTTTGTGAGCATGTTCTTATCAAATGGTCAAACTGGCGTTATGGACAGAGGGTATCAATGCCACCATCTGTTTGATCAGCTTCAGAAAGAAGGAAAGCTCTTTGTATGCCGTATCAAGAAAAATACCAAAATGACTGTTCTGGAAGAAAACAAGGCAGTTTCTGGCAGCCATGTTTTTTATGATGCAATGGTTCTTCTTGGAAATCCTGGTCAAAGCCAGACAGTAGAACCCGTCAGGGTTGTTGGTTACAAAGTAGCCGGAATTAAATATTTTGTAGCCACAAACAGAACTGATCTGACAGGAGAACAGGTAGCAACCGTGTATAAGCTCAGGTGGACAATAGAGTCCTTTTTCAAATGGTGGAAGAAGCATTTGAAAGTCTATCATCTGATTGCCAGAGAAAAACATGGTCTTATGGTTCAGATACTTGGCGGTTTAATTACTTATTTATTGATGGCAATTTACTGCCGGGAGCAATTTGGAGAAGAGGTCTCAATTAAAAGAGTTCGTGAGATAAGAAACACTATTTTGAATGAACTCTTTAATAGTAATAGCGATGAAGACAATCAAGGCAATAAAATTTTAAAAGAGCCGGATCATTTAATGCAAGCAAAAACCTAA
- a CDS encoding L-lactate MFS transporter has product METAYQNEKNHNRWLVVAGSLLMQLSLGAIYTWSLFNRPLVEAHGWTPGDTVFTFSITLACFSVAVIFAGRIQDKIGPKKVAIAGGLLTGLGVALASFATNVYFLYLTYGVIAGIGIGAAYVTPLATCVKWFPEKRGLITGLILAALGVGGMVFKPIILIFITKFGVSQSFLYLGCIYGVLIVAGAMFLAVPPQGYRPPGWTPPVSQGGAAPAGSRRFSTGQAMRTPQFYMLVAWMFFGSAAALMIISVAANIGMTMIGLSLAAAGNAVVTIALFNACGRLGWGWISDRFGRKPSILANFIMLSLAMFYMALIPMTYAGFLVATCVVGFCFGGLAAMLPTLTAEWFGLANVGNNYGAVFIFYGIAALTAPRLSIAIGFESAFLVAGIACTIGAVIAIFAKAPGVEKKADSLGTEGLKPKVSGAS; this is encoded by the coding sequence ATGGAAACAGCTTATCAGAATGAAAAAAATCACAACCGCTGGCTTGTTGTTGCGGGTTCGCTTCTTATGCAGCTAAGTCTGGGCGCCATCTATACCTGGAGTCTTTTCAACAGGCCGCTGGTGGAAGCCCATGGCTGGACACCGGGGGATACGGTCTTTACCTTTTCCATTACTCTGGCCTGTTTTTCTGTGGCAGTGATTTTTGCAGGCAGAATACAGGATAAAATAGGACCGAAAAAGGTGGCCATTGCCGGCGGTCTTCTCACCGGGCTTGGTGTAGCACTGGCGAGCTTTGCCACTAATGTATATTTTCTCTATCTTACCTACGGTGTAATAGCAGGTATAGGTATCGGTGCTGCTTACGTCACGCCTCTTGCCACCTGTGTTAAGTGGTTCCCGGAAAAAAGAGGTCTCATTACGGGTCTTATTCTTGCCGCACTGGGAGTGGGTGGCATGGTATTTAAGCCCATAATTTTGATTTTCATTACAAAATTCGGTGTTTCTCAATCCTTTCTGTATCTGGGATGTATTTATGGCGTGCTTATTGTTGCGGGTGCCATGTTTCTTGCTGTACCTCCTCAGGGATATCGGCCTCCGGGCTGGACACCGCCCGTGAGTCAGGGTGGAGCAGCACCTGCCGGAAGTCGTCGTTTTTCAACGGGACAGGCCATGCGTACACCGCAGTTCTATATGCTGGTTGCCTGGATGTTCTTTGGCAGCGCCGCAGCCCTTATGATAATCAGTGTGGCCGCCAATATAGGTATGACCATGATCGGCCTGAGCCTTGCAGCAGCAGGTAATGCCGTTGTGACCATCGCCCTTTTCAATGCCTGTGGTCGTTTGGGATGGGGCTGGATTTCCGACAGATTCGGCAGAAAACCTTCCATACTGGCCAATTTCATCATGCTCAGCCTTGCCATGTTCTACATGGCCTTGATTCCCATGACCTATGCTGGCTTTCTTGTGGCAACCTGTGTGGTAGGTTTCTGTTTTGGAGGGCTTGCGGCCATGCTGCCAACCCTGACTGCGGAATGGTTTGGCCTTGCCAATGTGGGCAATAATTATGGTGCTGTCTTTATCTTCTACGGTATAGCAGCCCTTACAGCTCCAAGGCTTTCCATTGCCATAGGTTTTGAAAGTGCTTTCCTTGTGGCTGGTATAGCCTGTACCATCGGTGCTGTGATTGCAATTTTTGCCAAGGCTCCGGGTGTTGAGAAGAAGGCCGATTCTCTGGGAACCGAAGGTCTGAAACCCAAGGTTTCGGGAGCATCCTGA
- a CDS encoding acetyl-CoA hydrolase/transferase family protein, whose translation MDLQTFYRTKLVSPEKAVSLVRSGQWVDYGNFLCAPLTLDVALAKRAEELEEVKVRAVGFPGLAAVAMADPSGERFIYNNWHFTGGDRILHDKGLCSYIPILYHEGPRYYERDIETDVYMVRCAPMDSNGFFNYGVANSVQRAQIENARTIIVEVNSSMPVCHGGYDEAIHISQVDFVVESDNAPMFALKEPAVSREDMKIAEHVVSRIPDGACLQLGIGGLPNAIGRMIADSGIRDLGVHTEMLVDSYIDMYEAGRITGRMKRDLPGKMTYTFALGSQRLYDFLHNNPLCASYPVDYVNAPARIASNPRAVSINNAVEVDLYGQISSESSGIRQISGTGGQFDFAFGSYHSEGGQSFICLRSTTTDKQGNRKTRIRPTLELGTIVTLPRTVTHWVVTEYGMANLKGKSTWERAEALIGIAHPDYREELMQEASRMNIWKRKLHTTGLTSDIRMAV comes from the coding sequence ATGGACTTGCAGACCTTTTATCGTACAAAGCTGGTATCACCGGAGAAGGCCGTTTCCCTTGTACGTTCAGGACAATGGGTGGATTATGGGAATTTTCTATGTGCCCCCCTGACCCTGGATGTTGCACTGGCTAAAAGGGCTGAAGAGCTTGAGGAAGTCAAGGTGCGTGCCGTGGGTTTCCCGGGCCTTGCGGCCGTTGCCATGGCCGATCCTTCGGGAGAGCGTTTTATTTATAATAACTGGCATTTTACCGGTGGCGACAGGATTCTCCATGACAAAGGTCTTTGTAGCTACATCCCCATTCTTTATCACGAAGGTCCCCGATATTATGAACGGGATATTGAAACCGATGTTTATATGGTTCGCTGTGCACCCATGGACAGCAATGGTTTTTTCAATTACGGTGTTGCCAATTCCGTTCAGAGGGCGCAGATAGAAAATGCAAGGACCATTATTGTTGAGGTCAACAGCAGCATGCCCGTTTGCCATGGAGGATATGATGAAGCCATTCATATATCCCAGGTAGATTTTGTAGTGGAGTCGGATAATGCGCCCATGTTTGCCCTTAAGGAACCGGCTGTATCCAGAGAGGATATGAAAATCGCAGAACATGTGGTTTCAAGAATTCCCGATGGAGCCTGCCTTCAGCTGGGTATTGGCGGGCTTCCCAACGCCATTGGCCGTATGATTGCGGATTCGGGCATAAGGGATCTGGGTGTTCATACGGAAATGCTGGTTGACAGTTACATAGACATGTACGAGGCCGGTCGTATAACGGGCCGCATGAAAAGGGATCTCCCGGGAAAGATGACCTACACCTTTGCACTGGGAAGCCAGCGACTCTATGATTTCCTCCACAACAATCCCCTTTGTGCCAGCTATCCCGTTGATTATGTGAATGCCCCTGCCCGCATTGCATCCAATCCCAGGGCTGTTTCCATCAATAATGCCGTTGAAGTGGATCTTTACGGGCAGATTTCCAGTGAGTCTTCGGGAATTCGCCAGATATCAGGAACCGGAGGACAGTTTGACTTTGCCTTTGGCAGTTACCATTCCGAGGGAGGTCAGAGCTTTATCTGTCTGCGTTCCACCACTACGGATAAGCAGGGTAATCGAAAAACCCGTATACGGCCTACTCTGGAGCTGGGGACCATTGTTACCCTTCCCAGGACCGTAACCCACTGGGTGGTGACGGAGTACGGTATGGCCAATCTCAAGGGTAAGAGTACATGGGAACGTGCAGAAGCGCTGATTGGTATTGCCCATCCCGATTACAGGGAAGAATTGATGCAGGAAGCTTCCAGAATGAATATCTGGAAGCGTAAGCTACATACTACTGGTTTAACAAGTGATATACGCATGGCTGTATGA